The following DNA comes from Peromyscus leucopus breed LL Stock chromosome 2, UCI_PerLeu_2.1, whole genome shotgun sequence.
GGGTGATAAAAATAAACTGTGACACAAAGCAAATTGTTTCTCTTCTTATCCTCACAACTTGAATGATGTTACAttattataattcataaaatgtgaaaatgatgGAAACTTTAATTCCAAAACCATTTCTCTAAATTACCAACAGACTTATACTCTTGATGCCTTTTTACATGATCACaagccaggcatgcatgtgactCCCAAAATCGTGGGAGGTTTACAGTGAAATCCTTCCTCCAGTTAAAGTAACTAAGGTACAACTTATTGTTTTTGTCAACTTCCTTCAGATACTTTGCCAACTCACTGGGAGAGTTATAATCTtccacatgaatgaatgaatcagctGGAATATAATTCTCATAGTTTTCCCTAGATGGTCCCAAGACAACAGGTACTGAGCCAGCTAAAAATGCATTATAGAGCTTTTCTGTGATGTAATCTTTGTGaattgagttttcaaaagaaagataaaatttgCAAGTAGATATGGTGGGAATCAGGTTTTTATCGTTCACGTATTCTCCAAATGCTTGCCCATAGGTGTGGATTTCAATACTCTTGCTGAGCTCGTTATAATACTTGACCCTGGCATGCTCAGGGTTCCAGTTACTCACAACCCAGCACACCAACTTCTCTTTGCTTGGCACTTCGAACACAAAGGGGTTTGTGCTCACCGTCAAGAAGCCATAAGGCACTTGAATATCTGAATCACGGCGATAAGTTAGTGTCAGGTTGAACAAGTGTTCGATGCCACTCTTTTGAGGAGTATGAGTGGGAGACTCTAAATTCATCCAAATCCATTTCTGAAAGGGTGGCCTAGCCTGCTGAGGTAAATTAGTCAGATCCCAGCTGATGTCTCTGTGGTGAATCAGGACCGCGTGGGATTTGTTGTACAGTGAGCGGTCTGTTGTAAGATGGCACCCTTGGATGTTGAACATCGCTTGGCAGGATGTAAGATCAAAGGTCTGCCCAAATGGCCACACCCACACCAGAATAGTGGTTTCATTAAAATAATCCGTTTTTGAGGAgaagaaatttttcattttcagcacAGAACTGGCAGACTCCATTGGACTGAAGACCCAGCTGTTGGTGGGTTTGATGTAAATGAGCAGACATGCCATGAAGCAGGCCAGGATAATGCAGACGATTAGAAATGGACGGAGAATGCCTTTGGATGTTGAGGTCATACTTTTTTTCTGcggaaaagagaaagacaagggaAGGTAAAAATGCATTATAGTGGGAGGTTTACAGTGAAATCGTAggtaacaaaaaatgaaattataaatacaatttaagagAAATATTAAGACTGTTGTAATCATGAAATCAACAGTAATTTCTTTCAGTATTAACAACCACTGTGAGAAATAGGTTTCATTTAGGCAGAAAACTGCTTTTAAATGGAAGTTTCCCAGAAACTTTAGCCTAGAAAGCATAAATCAGAATTCACTCTCAGCACACATCTTGAAGTCAGGTTAACCACTGCGTCAATGATCTCTATACCTGTTCTGATTTTGTTCGTAAAAACAAAACCTGACATAACTGATCACCATTATTAAAACCACGACTGAGATTATCAGTGAGTGTTAATAAGATTTGCAAACATAGCCCAGTTGACATATTTGCTTGTTCACAACTATgctttaaaaacttcctttttaaggaAGAGAAATGACGTGAAGTTGGGAGGGTAAGGAGGGAGATCTAGAAGGGTTTGGAGGATGGAAAAGAATATGTCACAGtattgtgtatgaaattctcaaagaacaaataaaaaataaaaaagatagtaACATACTTTTACAATCAGAGCAAAGTTAAGGGACTATTAAAGTTTTTGAAAAGTTCATATTTCTTTCTGGGTAAAAGTTCATTTTTACTCTTTATATAGAAATGCATCAAGATAGTCATGTGATGAAATGTGTCCTTGATACCTTCTTTTGGTAAATAAGCACATTAATAAATctactgttgtttttctctttgtatttatacatttcacATTTATCTGACAATTTTGTGTCAATACCCTCATAGTGAACTCAGTAGTTAGCAGTATTTAATAATCAAGCACACTGTTGTCATTAGGACAAACTCTCATTTGTCAGGTATTAGGGCTTCAAGCTTATCCTTAGTATATTATCATAAATAAGATTCTTAAAATAAAGATATAGATCATGGAGAAAAACATTAATTCATTGAATTTAGCTTGTGGTTAAGTCAGTGAGCCTTttggcttttgtgtgtgtatgtactgaaagtttttcttttacatttaaatctcTTTATGAATAtgaacaaatttttattttggttttattgagagagggtttctctgtgtagttttggttcatgtcctggatcttgctctgtagaccaggctggccttgaactcatagagatccacctggctctgcctcccaagtgctgggattaaaggcgtgtgccagcaccACCCAACTTCCAAGATTATTTCTTAATAGCATTCTTGTAAGACCTCTGAAATTcatagtttttttcttaaatgatatAACATCAATTtcagtgtaacatgaatcttaaaagatcttattaataaaaaaaaaaaaaaaacttggaagccaggtatttgggtgaatgctgagtgatcagagaaaacagaacaagccacacccaacctcaccttgccaacttctcagctggtgtttcctcagactaaaaTCCTCACccgatctcagatgaactgctgctaaaagcttaaaaaggctctagttcctggggccttatgccttgtatacctttctgcttcctgccatcacttcctgggattaaaggcgtgtgtcaccatgcctggctgtttccagtgttactttgaactcagagatccagacggatctttCCCTCccggatgctaggattaaaggtgtgtgctaccactgcctaaacctatgtttaatatatgtggctgttctgttctctgacccccagataagtttattggggtacctatatatcaaccacattttaGAAGTATGACACTTGAAGTCTTAATCAAGTATAGGGTATTATATATAGAATATTCTTACCTAAATTTAGGTGAACATTTGAaaaatcacatacacataatcatTTTATTCAcaactttttaaagaatatgATGTGTGAGTTATTAAGCTTGATCATGTGAGTATAAAAATTGTGGATATTGAATTCTAGAGCATTCCCTGTACAGAATTGCTGAAAAAATTACAATTTTCTCTCAAAGCTAGATTCAGTATCAAAGAAATTcacaaaatttatatataaaataattatatatttatatatttaaaatttatatataaatttatatatttatatatataatttatatataaaataattatatatattatatctaagACCTATTAGTTCAAACTTAGTTTGCAGAGAAAATTGAGGAGAAATTATAAAGGAAATCTCAATATTTATAATAAGGGGATATTGCAGGTACTATGTTCCAAAGTTTAtgttatgtgaaaaaaaataatacttagaAGAGATTTACAGGTTTGACAGTTTCCAAGGAACTAATTATTTGACAACACAAGACGCCTGGCAGAACCATGGAACaaagctaaagaaaaacaaaacaaaacaaaacagtaacaccaaaaaagaaaatgaagaaaataaatatagcaaAGACAAAACTCATTGATGTTAAGAGCTTAAATTTCAGGTGATTAGTAATATTACAATATCTGAAATATCAATATAAAGGTTATCcaagacagaaaataagaaatctAGGTTAAATATCAACAGGATAAATAATGAATGACTTAATGTAGATTAAAATTAGAAATGTCTATTCAGTTATTATATACTAATACATTTAAAGGATTTGATAAAATAAATGACTGTGGTTTGAGCCAGGTGAGAAGAACAAATATTGGCATAAGAAAAAATTCCATTGAAGATGGAATTTGTTAAAGAATAGAATTTATGAATAACAACTGAGAGCAAGCGATAGACCTAGACAGTACAAAAAGACTGAGACCAGTAATTCATTAATTAGGGAtttctatcatatttttaaaaaaggaatcattttagaaaacataaaattaaggATAAGTGATTCAATCATTACATGAATTCAATTACAATCTTACTAACAAAATATGTGAGGAAGATATTTTCAAAGGTCAATTTCAGTTAAAAATCCAGACAAACTTTAGCAAAAAGAGATTTGTAAATGTAAGAGAATGCCATTGCAGAATACGTTTATGGAAGTCCATATACATGGGATCCTGGAGTCATGGAGTCAACATACATTTAACTGTTTGAAGAACTCCTCATAAGCGTCATGCTAAACTGCACTAACATGCTCTCCTGCACTAATGTGCTCTCGTGCACTAACATGCTCTCCTGCACTAACATGCTCTCCTGCACTAATGTGCTCTCATGCACTAACATGCTATCCTGCACTAACATGCTCTCCTGCACTAATGTGCTCTCGTGCACTAACATGCTCTCCTGTACTAACATGCTCTCCTGTGATATAATCTAATCAGAGCTGCTCATTCTATACTATCAGGTTACAGTGACAACAGCCTCCATTTAATAACTGTCTATTCAGCAGGGACTGCTATGGGTTTACATGGGCCACTCCTCATAGAACTACTGTGGAGAAGGCCATTGTCTCTTCTTCACAAATGAGCAAATGGGGCAGAGATACATATTAGAAATAACTAACTTAACCACTGAGTTGCTTTCTATAATCCACACCAAGCAAAATAATACATCAATAATCCATTCATATTGTACCTTGGGTTTCATTATCTGCCCCTTTTGACTTAGGGCTATTTGTTAACAGGTGAGATGTGGATCAATTTCTCTTATCACGCAATATCTCATACTTATATTGTGCCTATTACTGTAGAGACTGATCTAAGAACTTACACTAACTCACATACATCAGGACATCTATCATCTCATATTACCATTTTACTAAGAAATAAACTGAGGCACAAAATGACTAATAAGCAGCTGGCCCACAATTAGTCAGCCAAGAAGGTGCAGAACACACTTTCTAGTGCAGGCTACTGGCTGCAGGTTATAAATACCTGAAGACCGTATTTGATGATCTACAGTTTTGCTCACTGAAGGCAGAATTTGCAATCATTGTAGTGATACCCTTGATAGGCTTTGCTTTCTTCACCGACAAACCATTACCATCTGGGCAGAGTAAGTGCTTAATAAGTGCTCCTCATGTTATGTGAATGAACGAGTGAACTACAGAGCTTCACACTAGTGTAAGATGCCATGTCAGAAACTGCAAACACAAACTATGAACTGAGTGTGAATTTGTGTTTACCTGTTTTCTCTATGAACGTAGTATATGCTCCTGTAGACAGTGAAAACCACTGAAGCTGACAGAAAAGTATCCGAACAAAATCTTGTTTTGGATTTTCTCCTGTTTCAAAGCTAGCATGCATGCAGTTGACGTTAAATGAAAATGATTTGATCACTAGGCAGAAAGCAACACTGAGTTTGCTCTGTGTTCTTCGATTTCCCTATTTGGCTTTTTGTATCACTTGTTCATCTCTTTACACCCTTTACCTCTAATTTTTCACTGATGTCAGGGTCAATTACTAAACAATGGGGCAGTCATTCAATAGCTCCTACCATGCACAGAGACTGTCAGAAAAGTTTGCTTCCTAGAGCCAAGTTGACATTCCTTTGACAGGAGCAGTTTTACTTACTCCTCATAACTGAAATTCAGGTGAAAACCCAACACATTTTGATTTATAAGCCAAGCCAACCTATTTTTTAAAGCCTCTAAGCAGAGTGGCCTTATAGCTCTCTCCAGCAACAGCAATGAATGTGTAGAATAGGGAAAATGTAGCCATAAATCAGATAATTGAAACTTTTCAGTTATTCTCAATGGCCTTAGAGAGTGTGAGAGACGACAAAGACTTAAGctttaaagaaaagaactgaATCTTTGGTAAAAATCATGCTTGCTAAGATTTAGTATAGGAAAACATTGTCCATTGAGAAACTAATTCTATTTTCCAATACTGCTctaatgaaagatttttttaaaagaatggaaagaaatttaaaatacaaacattgtGGTTTGCAAATGTTAGATACATGTGCAGATATTGGGGGTAGAAATGAGAAGGTAAAGAAGATGGGAAGCTTCTTCAGACCCTGGTGATTCTACAGAAAGCATCTGTGTGTGAGTTgttgtttgagatttttttttcagctaataTTCACCCTTATTCTAAAATGGAAAGGGCATGGATTAAATGTAGCACAGAATTCAACAACTGCCAAAAACTGTATGATAGAATCAACTTTTCGGCTTGGAGCTTCCCACTTGGGCATTATCCCCAGGTGGTGATGGCTACTGCATTTTGTTGTCTTGCCCACATTATACTTAGTGTTGGAAAAGATCACCACTCATATCAGTAGGAGTTATTCAGTCAACATACTTTATCATCATTGTGTAGTCCTAGTTactttagattgtgtgtgtgtgtgtgtgtgtgtgtgtgtgtctgtgtgacacaTCTTTTATCCTTGGTTAATAGAAAAAAGTTGATCAATGCATACCTAATCCAAAAACCaggagtaaattattagaaaattGATAGAAGTTTGAGGTCGTGGTGGTGGCTTGAGTAGGTATagatggcccccacagactcatgtgtttgaatacttggtccacagggagtggcatcataggaggtttggctttgttggagtaggtgtggccttgtaggaggaagcttGTCATTGTgaaggtaggctttgaggtcttctaagCGCAAGTCTTGCCAGTATGACATAGAAGCCTGCTGTTGCCTGCAGATTGAAATttagaactctgagctccttctccagcacgaTGTTTGCCTGTACACTgtcatgtcctaccatgatgataatggactaaacttcagtaattgtaagccacccccattaaatgttttcatttatattagttgctgtggtcctggtttctcttcatagtaatagaaacctcAACTAAAACAGAGACTaagttaaaaatagttttaaaaaaatgattgtcATAAGATGACCCTTTAACTTATTCTTTCTGAAATAAAGCTTGTAAAGTGTGAAAactacatgtttgtttttatatttttcttattctatgGTAACAAATCAGAAATTAGAGTTCTTAGCCAAATGTTGCACAATAGCAGATCTTTTATGATATTTCTGAAGATTATTATCATTTCTAGTTAGctacacattcacacaaaattcttttgtaagtttaaataaaactgattattatgattaataatatctagataaattatataatacattCCTAGTATATGAAGTTTCTGAATATCTTTAGggtctttttattgtttatggAAACTTCTTTAAGGAAcattattctaaatatttgttgatttaACTATGTGGATAGAACTCATCTCCCCCTACCCCCTCTGTGGTCCAATACATTGAATAATGCAAGCCCTCATGCCTTATGCATGCTATAGAAGTGATAACTCCCTCAGCTGCATCCTGGTTTCCTATTGGACAATTACCTCTGCTGGGCAAACTTGTAGagactacagaaaaaaaagaaaaagaaaacttctcttttcaCAAGCAGTGCTGATCAGATTGGGAGTCAGATTGAGAATGTAGGTGTCTGGGTCTGAGGATCACAATGGGGATCTCTGGTGAGTTCTGAATTAATGGAGCTACTCTGGGCTCACCTTTCTTTGTTAATCTTCAGTTCCAAGAGTTATACTATAACCATCTAACAGTTTCACTTGTGTtatattcattgttttattaGTTGAAATGGACAAACTAGAACAGACAAATGAACAGAACAATCTCCACTCTAAACAATCAGAAAGACCAATTTATATAATATAGTCTCTACACCAATTCTCTTATTTTCCACTTGAGATACAAAGTATATATCTTGAATCCttcaaaatatatacattgtTGAAGCAGGAATAAATCATATCACTTTGTATAAATACTTGTACTGACTCCAGGTAAAGCTTAGGGATTTAGTTGTGCTATGTACAGTGAAACTATTATGTGTATGATGAACTCAGAGAATATTTCTCTTTCAATATTAATGTGATTTGCTAATAGCATCATATTAGTTTGAGGTTACCCAAAGTCCAAATAATATAAGTTTTCaggatatttttttgttttggcttttcttATTTTGCTTATCCCACATCTTTTTTTAACACtaagaacactttaaaaaataaaatatcattcttTCATTGTATACCAAATTAGATTATATTCTCCCTTGTACTATAAAGCTGTATATATCCATCACTTCTCTTTCAAGGTCCTTTGGAACTTCAAATTGTGTTGAGCCTTTCTCATGGCCATTATTGATTTTTAGTTCCCACAGTTCTCTATATTTGATATGGAGCTGCATACCTCCTGTCTTGGGAGAGATGCTGCTTACTTTTTAGCAACATGACACTGGTTGATTTCTGGAATGCTCTCAAATTTATGTCTCTGAACCTCTGTCAAATATCCTTAAATATAATCTCTGGTGTTCCCCTGGGAAAACCTTTGTTTTGCTTCCTTGGACTCTGGGCAACTTTCCACTGACGTGCTCCAATAAGGATGGGGTCACCTGCTTTCGCCAGGGTCACCAGTGCTTTTCCCGAGTCTTCTTCAGAGTGGTTCCCATAGCTTTGTGTTTAGGCAGCCTAATGAATGGCTTTCTTTTAGGCTGCCCCTTTCCTTTGTGTCTTCAGATATTTGTTGCTTTAGAGAATGTGCTACCAGATGCCATTTTTCGTGCACTATCAACCCCTTTATTTTCAGTGCTTTCTATATTCATTccctttgaatttctttttcagttc
Coding sequences within:
- the Fut9 gene encoding 4-galactosyl-N-acetylglucosaminide 3-alpha-L-fucosyltransferase 9, which codes for MTSTSKGILRPFLIVCIILACFMACLLIYIKPTNSWVFSPMESASSVLKMKNFFSSKTDYFNETTILVWVWPFGQTFDLTSCQAMFNIQGCHLTTDRSLYNKSHAVLIHHRDISWDLTNLPQQARPPFQKWIWMNLESPTHTPQKSGIEHLFNLTLTYRRDSDIQVPYGFLTVSTNPFVFEVPSKEKLVCWVVSNWNPEHARVKYYNELSKSIEIHTYGQAFGEYVNDKNLIPTISTCKFYLSFENSIHKDYITEKLYNAFLAGSVPVVLGPSRENYENYIPADSFIHVEDYNSPSELAKYLKEVDKNNKLYLSYFNWRKDFTVNLPRFWESHACLACDHVKRHQEYKSVGNLEKWFWN